A window of Ictalurus punctatus breed USDA103 chromosome 21, Coco_2.0, whole genome shotgun sequence genomic DNA:
TAAACGCCTATCATACCGCAAATCTGCTCTACTGCTTCACCTGAGACTGGTGTCCTCCATGTGGAGTTAATATAACCAtcagtgtgagtgtgaaggagaagagagagagtgtatcaGCTGCATATGCATCACACTTCTCACCACTATTAGTCCTCTTATCTCCACCGTCATTcctcagattaaaaaaacaaaacaaaaacttttcaTGCATACGCACCTCCTCCAGCTCCagataaaaagaataaaatgtattaaatattcagAACTATTAGTAATTGTGTATGTAGAAAAGGGGAAGAGAGGGGACTGTAAagttccttgtgtgtgtgtgtgtgtgtctgagtgtgtgtgggataCAGTTCCTTGTCCTTTCGGACCAGATCGCTGTACATCTGTTCGTAAGTGGTTTTGAAGTCATACACATTAGGCTTGTCTGGAGCGGGTCCTGGGAGTTTCACATGGCTTCCGGTGCCGAAAGATCGCACATCGAAACCGCGCTTGCTGCAGAAACATGGAGAAAGTGTGAACAGCTGGAAGACACATCAAAACAGCTTGATAAAGTCACAGAGACATGTGGAGTAAACATGCGCTCCAGTAAACTTCGACTGAATCACAACTTACCTGACCCATCTTTtactagatttaaaaaatggataCCCATCAGTTTAACTtgttattaaaagtaaaatgtCACTGTGTGTTATATCTGCAGTTAACTTACAACCTTCCCAGAGGCCACAATTTAAGATGACCAAACTGGTCTGAACTCCTTGTATACatctttttaataaaagaaaaatatttttaaagctaTGACTAAACTGTAAAAGATTTTCTCCGCACTAAACGtaaatttatcatttaaaaacgtaTATGTAGTGTTTTCTGTCCAGCAGCAGTCACTGTATCCAGCCGAGTTCCTGAACAGTCATCTAGAGTCCCGGAAATGCGACCGAAAACTAGGGCTGCTCGGTTCCTGGTGTCGGGAACCGAATGGAGTCGATTCCTCACAATAACTGTCTCGTTCTGTGTAAAGTACTGCCAGCCTGCTGATGTTTGTGTTGTGCAGAGATATTTATCAGACAGCAAAACCCTCACGTGTTCACTTTAGTTTCCAGTCACTCTGTTTTCATTGAACCGAATCAATTTTCTCAAAAAGCCTTGGAACCGATTCCTAATTTAATAGAAGAATCGATTCCTTTTTGAGATCCGATTCCTTGCTCTACCGAAAACTCCATCTGCTTCCGGTTTCTATGACACAGCAGAGCTGTGGTtttgtttccccccccccaaaaaaatctctcaagactaaaaaaaaaaacccagaaataCTCCAAGTTTATTCACTTGGTAGAGGTTGTACGTATTATTTAGTTTTCTAGTGATAAGGTTTTGTGTCCTGTCAGTTTCGAGGCTTTCCTTGCACGAGAAATGTCGTCTGTCAAAACCAGTCAGAAGGAACCAGAAAGccttgtttaaaacaaaaaacccgACCAGCCGGCGATTGTCAAAGTCGTTCTTCTCATCCTGGTGACCGTGTAGTTTTATTTAAGTTTGTCTTTTCCTCTTTTCGTCGTTACCTGAGGATGTTGTGTGCTTCCATGCTGCGGTTCTGGTTACTCGAGCACACCACCGCTACGCGAAGCGGGTGGCTTGGCATATTGTACTTCTCGTCAAAATTTAACTAATACACAACTCAAAATTTCAACAAAACcgattccagatttagtctacGCGAATAAGCCCCCCATCGAAAATACTGCGAGGCGATAATGTAAGTTTATATCGAATACATTCAGCGAGCGCAGAGTTACAGCAACTACACCGGGTTTTGTCTGGAGCACAAACTGGAACAAAATGGCGGACCGGCTGAGACTAATGCTGACGTAATACACTGGGCGGGGCTTTTGCTGCGCATTATGGGCGTGGCTTGGGCTTGGCGCTTGTTAAATCAATCTAATGGCTGTTTGTTTTTACTGCGTTTGTCTAACGTTGTACGATTCActataatagaaaataaaaacaaaacattgctaCAGACGATGAAATGTACACCCCACAGGCACATAtggaataatacattttaatttgagcTACTATGACCTAGAAAAAGAGATCTCTacactactaccaccattacAAACAGCAGGATCTATGAATATACAtgattatgcaaattagaaacaCCTCCCATGTCATACTGTCATCCATAATATCACCAATATTATTTAACTtacatagctagctagctaactgctaGTTAATTAGCTCACATTAATCATGCGTGgacatttcattttcagtatCTTGATTTACATCCTCGTTCTCTGACTTATTTTCTGActtctgatttatttaaaagaagacAAACCTGTACAAATTAAACCATATGTTCATTAACATTAGCTAAAATAGCTAGCTCGATAGCTTAGCATGCCAgatttgtggcaaaagttttCAGAACGGCAATTAGCAAGAATCatagtttttttaaatgctgatttTATCCACAATTCCTGAGAAAGTTTCTGTTTAAGTTTCTGTTCTGTCTAAAACGATGTAAACAATAAACTATAACCATAACCAGCATGCATGAGGAGATATTTAAATGCCATGAATTCAAgtttcacacaaaaacacattttaaagttaGGTTAATTATTCTTTTATTGACACAAGAGGCTTTGTAtaacacagagaaaaaaatagcACAGTATTCAGATTGCTTCACCAGTCTGTGTCCTCAGTATAACTGAATTTTATTCACTTTGTAAGGCATAAAATCTTATTGTAGCCACCACAACGATGCCGTGGCCATCTGTATTACTTTAAAGtcctacagaaataaaacagcatTGCTCCCATAGAGgagaaaaactatttttttaaaacaccttcagctttattctttcattctcaATACCAGATATATGCTAGATGCATTAGCCACGATAGCATTTTTAGACAAACTCCTCCTTTAAACTCATGTTACTAATGACATGATCATCCTTCACTCATTTATATTTAACCACTAATCTTAGGTTTAAATCTTTTTCTTGTAATCACATGCTCCTACAACTACCTGGCTAATCGAGTTTTGCTAATGTGCACAGTTCAGTGGTAAACGTCAGTTCACACAGTCACATGTAGGGGGCGCAACAGCTTATTGGCGGATgtttatatgaaaatgtataaatcaagtcttgtttttatttgcttttctaCCTGATCTGTGTGTTTATACACACTTGCTGTGATATGTGAGCATGGATCCAATCAGAACCGAAGTTCCAgtgagatttgttttgttttgcttttttgcttcaagataaaatgttcaaaatgctGAACAAAATTGAGTTTTATGATGCATGTATTTTGCCACAGTCCTTTTGGCGTGGGTGTCGCCAGAAGCTCACAGAGAtagtagtgagtgtgtgtgtgtgtgtgtgtgtgtgtgtgtgtgtgtgtgtgtgtgtggagtgcgTGGGCTGTAAGAGGCTGTTACAGAGCTTGTCCAGGACCTCTTTTGTTATGGTTGTGTTTGAGTGCCAGTGACAGAAGTGTGTATATGTTCATATGAGAGATCTGTAGGAGGGTGTTTGTATGATTTCTTTTTTAGATTTATGTGTGGGTAAGGAGAGATGAACGTGATGAGGAATGTTTCCATTTAACCAGTCACTGCCATCTGATGTCATCAGTGTGCGCCTCAGCTTCTAGAGGTACGTGTTGTGTGAGTGGCGAGAGTGCTGCTGTGTGGCGAGTGTGTGCTGCGCGCTGGGACTCATGATGTTCTCTGTGATGTAGGCCACCAGCAAGCAGATGATCACAAGCATCACGCAGATGGCCCCGCCCACCATCATCATGGCGATCACGATGTCCTGCATCCCCGTGGGCGACATGCTGAACTCCACGCACTCGCCGGGCCCGTCCCAAACCGCTGGCTGCAGGCAGATTCGGTAGGGCACGTTTTCGTGGAGCTCGCTCAGTAAGTAGTCCCTGCAGTCACTGGCCAGATGCACGCTCGCACACTCGAATTGAGTGTAGCTGCCGTTCCACCAGCACCTCATCCTGAAGCCTCCCTGAGGCTCTCTCTGCCCCACGCCGGGTCTCTTTGGCGAGGCAGGTGGAGACCCTGTAGGAAGTTCAGTCAGGATCTCAGAGGTCGCTAGAATGTGTCCTGATTTATCCTGCACCATGGGGTAAGTCCACTGGAGCAGCACAGTGCTGTTGGAGAGCAGGTTGGCGACCAGGTGACCTCCAGGTGACGTCACCTGCCTGCAGGTGCTGCCAGAACACGTAAAGTTGACCCGAGCGTGTCGGAAGCATAGCCGACCATCTTCGCCTCTCTGCAGGACGCGGTACGCACACACGCTACCTTCTTTGAGGAAGTCGCTGCCGTTGCTGCTCGAGTTGGTTCCGCTTTCCTGCTGCTTCTTCGGCTCGACATCGGCGTCTCTGCTTCTTACGTGTGGTGGCGTGACTTTGATCAGGTTGTGAGAATTATTGTTACTGATGTCACGGCTCCGCAGGTTGCTCGCTCCGGTCCAGCAGCAGAGcaacacagagagacaggagacgACCAGCGAGCTCTGGTGGCTCCTCATTTCTCCCTCCTGAGTGGATTATTCGATGTTTGTACCTTACTGTATCTCTGCGTGCATCTCAGTGAAGGCAGGCGGTGCGGTCACAGAGGGAGGAACCCGAGAGAGGAGCGTCGCagaccatcacatcacatcacatcacagccTGGGGAAAGGAAGTGATCAGGCTGAGATATGATCCACCTTTCCCCTCATTTATTCACATTACAGTCTgtagagagaaacagggagaggCAGCAGTTACACCAAACCGTTAAGACACCAATCACAGTATTTCCATCTGAATCGCTGCATTTCTGTCCATGCACTGGTTTCATTCGCTACACCACTGCTTACGTGATGAGGCAGGCACCATGTCGTCgtcctcctctctcttcctctggcCGCCTGACGCCTGTCCTACAGAATGTAGGTGAGGGACGCGATGACGTCAGCGAGTGTTTGTAATCTCGGGTAGCGGTCATGACGTGGCGCTTTGCCTCCTCACATCTCCTCCACTGCGTTCCTCCAGCAGCCTGGTTCCTCAATTATCCAAGCTCCAGGACGAGGAGATGAGAAAAGCCTAACAAATCGATTCCTAAGTGTACATACAGCTCGCGCCTGTTCACAGCTCGCCGTGTTTATATGGAGGACGCTGCTGCGCGTGCTGCTCCTGGTCTCAGTGTGCGGCGCCATCTTGTGTTCAACACGAGAACTGCACACCAAAGCGAGCCGTATACGCATGATAAAGAGGGattataaagataaataaagggATTATAGAGAATGCGTTTTGCTGCCAGGACAAGTTTTATCatctcagtacagatttatattcattatatacACAGAGGGGTCTGAACACTGGGGAAAATGCTTTGtaagaatttttaaataattacatgaatttcaAAGTTTCTGAGTATTCTTTTcgtctattttattatttattaatacattaaacTGTGCACTTCTCTGcaactaacaaacaaactaatCAACAACAATTCACCCCAAAGAGAAACTGACGGTTCTGTCTCTGCTGCACTGAGCGCGTCAGCAGTGTTCTTAATAACGGGAACATGTTAAGTCAGTATAATCAGGCCCGtgggtaaacacacacacatacgcacacatacacacacatacatacacacacatacacacatacacacacatacacacatacatatacacacatatacacatacacacacatacatacacacacatacacacagacacacacacacacatacacacacatacacacatatacacacatatacacatacacacacatacacacacacatacacacagacacacacacacacatacacacacatacacacatacacacacatacacacacacatatacacacatacacacatacatacacacatacacacatatacacacatacgcacatacatacacacacatacacacatatacacaaacatatacacagacacacacacatacatacacacacatacacacatacatatacacacatacacacatacacgcacacacatacacacacatatacacatacatatacacacatacacacatacacacacacatacatacatacacacacatacacacacatacatacacacatacacacacatacacacatacacacatatacacatacacacatatacacatacacacacatacacacacatacacacatacatatacacacatatacacatacacacacatacacacacacatatacacacatacacacatacatacaaacacatacacacacacatatatacacacatacatatacacaaacatatacacagacacacacacatacatacacacacatacacacatacatatacacacatacacacacatacacacatacacacacacatacatacacacacatacacacacatacacacacacatacatacacacacatacatacacacatacacacacatacacacacatacacacacaaacatacacatacacacatatacacaaacatacacacacacatacacatacacacacatacacacacacatacacacacacacatacacacacatacatacacacatacacacacatacacacatacacacatatacacatatacacatacacacatatacacatacacacacatacacacacatacacacatacatatacacacatatacacatacacacacatacacacacacatatacacacatacacacatacatacaaacacatacacacacacatatatacacacatacatatacacaaacatatacacagacacacacacatacatacacacacatacacacatacacacatacacacacacatacatacacacacatacacacacacatacacacacatacacacatacacacacacatacatacacacacatacatacacacatacacacacatacacacatacacacacatacacacatacacacacatatacacatacacacacagacacacacaaacatacacatacacacatacacacatacacacacacatacacgcacacacacacacacacacacacacacacacactgctcagcCGTATGTTGTTTGGGTCAACGATGGTGGCAATCACTACTCTACAagaacatatagaaaatatatatcatatatcaggTTATATAACGGTAAACTAACAATAAATAACATGGCAATACGGATAAGAAATATAAATCCATTCCTCTGATGTTAAATGTCCTCATAGTGATGTTACTATTTTGTAGAACATGAACATTTCTCAACAGTATTTAAGTCATGTACTGTATCGTTAAACAGCTGTGATccacacacagaaataaatacGTATTGTTGTGATGGGAAGCTGTACTTCTGCTGTGTGGGGAACTCCACAGAGACAGCAAGACACACGAGGTGCGTCATCTCGGAGTGTGTACGGTTATCAATCTGTAATTCTGTAACGAAAGCATCTGTAAAGGTGAACACGGAAAATACTGATAAAACTCCTCCACATCATAATgtgaggaataacacacactcCAGACACTCCGTTACACGAAACTAGTCCACACCGAGGTGGTGTGATATGGCACCACGCGCAGGCAGCCGAGCCTCTGTTACCCCTCACAgtgcattatattatataacagcgtggtctggagtgtgttactCCGCTTATAACACAGCGATCTGCTaatgattacaatgtttcatttattaatgaaccacacatcacacatttgatctgtttatagttacatttaatgttgtgtaacgtccaagagacaagttagttcctgttctaaCTTATCTTATACTGTAGCTGCAATAAACAGTCGTTCTTCATCagcctcacactctctctctctctctctctctctctctctcacacacacacacacacacacacacaaagccgcTCATGTTACAGAGGACATTGGGAGAACAGAACGCGTAACTAGCATGGAGAGAACTtacaataaatgttaaataaacaaacaaaatttacCACCTCAGTGATTATACATTCCACTTCcttaaacaacaacacatttattaaaaatctgTGTATTATCAGTGTTAGATTATGCAGTGCGTCCACCATAcgagtctctgtgaatgagctgttactatagaaacgataacatgtCAGAACGAGTgaattcatataaacctgtccatcatgttacagccggaactactttccAAGTTCgtgaccttctgaccaatcggattcaAGCAGTCGACTGTGCTGTGGTATGAGGGCTATTGAACTTTGTTCACGGCTGTAACACACAGAAGCACGACTCACTTGCTCAGCTGGACAAGTACAGAGATCCTCTGAGTTTTCGGGGAATCGTGATTCGGGTGTTTGTTGCGTACCGGACCAGCGGGGGGAAGTTTCACATCTTTCCAAACAGACCAAACTATAGGAAGGTTGAAAGCATGGAAGAGCAATGATCATTTGTCCTCTTCAGCTTCAGTCTGAAGGAGTCGTTCCCCCCAAAATCTACTTGATGGACCAAAATGTATTTGTGGTGCAGAGTTTGTTAGTCTGCACCTACAAGGCTAATGCTGCTGCGTAACGGCAGCCTCCAGTTTAGTTCTCTCTTTTAGATGTCTAAATCCTCACAGGTGCTGTCTACACATCTTTATCTTAATGCAAGattaaagaagcaaacttcaaACATCACATTTGTCTTGGCTAATCAGTCAATCAACCAGCCAACCATAATTTAGCATCAAAGGACACTGTCAGGGGATTGTTTATTTCTGTCTGCGATGATAAGAAGTAATGTTCACGCAGAACATCTTCAGTGACGTCAGAATTGTGCGTATCGTCCCGTTGTCTTGTTCAGCTCTTGGTTCCATGACCCTTTTGGGAAAGCAGACCGGGTTACAGTTGCTTAGCCACTGATGCTAATGTTAAATTGGCCTTAAATTGTGTGCTGGTCAGCACTGGCACTGCTGACAGAGGGCTGTGGGctagagtgtgtgtttgtgtatgtgcgtgtttgCATAAAAGGAAAAACTGATGTATCAGGAGGGAAGTCGTCGGTagtgacacacactcacacacacactcatacgaTGGACAGAAAATACATTGAAAGAGAGATCGCGGGTTAGaagcagaggaagaggaagataTGGCTGAAGTGCTCACCTTGGATGCCATTTTGTTTGGCATTCTGGTCTTCTCTGGAATTCTGGGAAATATTCTGGTCATCTACACGGTAAGAGCAGGGATGCGCCGATGtcatgttttaattattattattttttttagagctTTGCGTATTGGCCGATATGTGACACTTATGACAGTGAAAACAGAACACGGAGCAcgatggacagggtgccaatactttataCATTGCAATAAATGAGTTGCAGTCAGTGTAGGTTTCCTATATTTAGATGTACCTGATGAAAAGGTCAGTAAGAATTCGTCTGATACTGGTACGCAGC
This region includes:
- the fndc10 gene encoding fibronectin type III domain-containing protein 10 gives rise to the protein MRSHQSSLVVSCLSVLLCCWTGASNLRSRDISNNNSHNLIKVTPPHVRSRDADVEPKKQQESGTNSSSNGSDFLKEGSVCAYRVLQRGEDGRLCFRHARVNFTCSGSTCRQVTSPGGHLVANLLSNSTVLLQWTYPMVQDKSGHILATSEILTELPTGSPPASPKRPGVGQREPQGGFRMRCWWNGSYTQFECASVHLASDCRDYLLSELHENVPYRICLQPAVWDGPGECVEFSMSPTGMQDIVIAMMMVGGAICVMLVIICLLVAYITENIMSPSAQHTLATQQHSRHSHNTYL